A genomic segment from Prochlorothrix hollandica PCC 9006 = CALU 1027 encodes:
- the infA gene encoding translation initiation factor IF-1, with the protein MSKQDLIEMEGTVTESLPNAMFRVDLDNGFNVLAHISGKIRRNYIKILPGDRVKVELTPYDLTKGRITYRLRKK; encoded by the coding sequence TTGTCTAAACAAGATCTCATTGAAATGGAAGGTACGGTAACAGAGTCCCTTCCCAATGCCATGTTTCGGGTTGATCTCGATAACGGCTTTAATGTGCTAGCCCACATTTCTGGCAAGATACGGCGTAACTACATCAAAATTCTTCCCGGCGATCGGGTCAAAGTGGAGCTAACCCCCTACGATCTGACTAAGGGCCGCATTACCTATCGTCTCCGTAAAAAGTAA
- a CDS encoding adenylate kinase — protein sequence MARLIFLGPPGAGKGTQAAIVAESLSLAHISTGEILRSAVRQGTPLGQEANTYMAKGDLVPDTVVLGLVKESLQQLTPDQKGWILDGFPRNYSQAQALDGILVDISQSSDCAINLDVIDDILISRLLSRGRQDDSESVVRNRLQVYRDQTAPLIDFYESRNHLVSINGSAQVDEVTRRIQEAIQQRVAV from the coding sequence GTGGCACGTTTGATTTTTTTAGGGCCACCCGGTGCCGGCAAAGGTACCCAGGCTGCCATTGTTGCCGAGTCCCTCAGTCTTGCCCATATTTCCACGGGTGAAATCCTGCGATCGGCAGTGCGCCAAGGCACTCCTTTGGGCCAGGAAGCCAACACCTATATGGCCAAGGGAGATTTAGTGCCTGATACCGTCGTTCTCGGTTTGGTCAAAGAAAGTCTCCAACAGCTTACCCCCGATCAAAAGGGTTGGATCCTGGATGGTTTTCCCCGCAACTACTCCCAAGCCCAGGCGCTAGATGGCATTTTGGTCGATATTAGTCAAAGTTCTGACTGTGCCATCAACCTAGATGTGATCGATGACATTTTGATTAGTCGCCTGTTGAGCCGAGGCCGCCAGGATGATTCAGAATCGGTTGTCCGTAATCGCCTTCAGGTTTACCGGGATCAAACTGCCCCGTTGATTGATTTCTATGAGTCTCGGAATCACTTGGTTTCCATTAATGGCAGTGCTCAAGTGGATGAGGTGACCCGCCGCATTCAGGAAGCCATTCAGCAGCGGGTTGCTGTCTAG
- the secY gene encoding preprotein translocase subunit SecY produces the protein MVVSRGKAPTAQETFMQMAQGAGLRGRLLVTVGLLILVRLGTRIPVPGIDRVAFSERLQNSNFGGVIGFLDIFSGGGLSALGVFALGILPFINASIIMQLLTAALPSLEDLQKNEGEAGRRKISQITRYVALGWSMLQGTVIALWVNAVAYQPGPSFIVQTVLAIVAGSMFVMWISEVITEGGLGNGASLLIFVNIVAVLPRSLGQTIELAKSGDRAVVGGVITLSLVFLVTIVGIVFVQEGTRRIPIISAKRQVGRRMYAEKSSYLPLRLNQGGVMPIIFATAVLFLPLQLANSTNNEFLIKLVGYLSPNSSMPWAYYLFYLTTILFFSYFYASLVVNPVDMSQNLKRMGATIPGVRPGRATSEYISRIINRLTFLGAVFLGLVAIVPTIVEGATRVTTFQGLGATSLLILVGVAIDTAKQVQTYVISQRYEGMVKQ, from the coding sequence ATGGTTGTTAGTCGTGGCAAAGCTCCGACTGCCCAGGAAACCTTCATGCAGATGGCCCAAGGCGCTGGTCTTAGGGGTCGTCTGCTAGTAACCGTCGGGCTGTTAATTCTGGTTCGTCTGGGTACTCGCATACCGGTTCCCGGTATCGATCGAGTTGCGTTTTCTGAGCGTCTACAAAATAGCAATTTTGGTGGGGTGATTGGTTTCCTGGATATTTTTTCAGGGGGAGGCCTATCAGCCCTAGGGGTCTTTGCCCTGGGGATTTTACCCTTCATTAATGCTTCTATCATCATGCAATTGCTGACCGCAGCACTGCCCTCCTTAGAAGATTTACAGAAGAACGAAGGGGAAGCGGGCCGTCGCAAGATTTCCCAAATTACCCGTTATGTTGCCCTGGGCTGGTCAATGCTTCAAGGTACGGTGATTGCCCTGTGGGTCAACGCGGTTGCCTATCAACCGGGTCCTAGCTTTATTGTGCAGACGGTTCTGGCCATTGTGGCGGGATCGATGTTTGTAATGTGGATCAGTGAAGTGATTACCGAAGGTGGCTTGGGTAATGGTGCTTCCCTGTTGATTTTCGTCAACATTGTGGCGGTGTTGCCTCGTTCCTTGGGGCAAACTATTGAACTGGCAAAGAGCGGCGATCGAGCCGTAGTTGGGGGAGTGATCACCCTGTCATTGGTCTTTTTGGTGACGATCGTCGGCATCGTTTTCGTTCAAGAAGGCACACGACGGATCCCCATTATTTCCGCCAAACGCCAAGTGGGCCGACGGATGTACGCCGAGAAGAGCAGCTATCTGCCCCTCCGGCTCAACCAAGGCGGCGTGATGCCCATCATTTTTGCCACCGCTGTTCTGTTCCTACCCCTGCAACTGGCTAACTCCACCAACAACGAGTTTTTAATTAAACTGGTGGGTTACTTAAGTCCCAACAGCTCTATGCCTTGGGCCTACTACCTCTTTTACCTGACCACCATTCTCTTCTTTAGTTATTTCTACGCTTCCCTTGTCGTTAATCCCGTTGATATGTCCCAAAACCTCAAGCGTATGGGGGCGACTATTCCCGGTGTGCGTCCGGGTCGGGCCACCAGTGAGTACATCTCCCGCATTATTAATCGCTTGACCTTTTTGGGAGCCGTTTTCCTAGGCTTGGTTGCCATTGTGCCCACCATCGTCGAAGGAGCGACTCGGGTTACCACCTTTCAGGGTCTGGGTGCCACATCCCTACTGATTTTGGTGGGCGTGGCCATTGATACCGCTAAACAGGTGCAGACCTATGTGATCTCCCAACGTTACGAAGGGATGGTGAAGCAGTAG
- the rplO gene encoding 50S ribosomal protein L15, whose translation MRIEDASPKAGSQKRRRRVGRGIAAGQGASCGFGMRGQKSRSGRSTRPGFEGGQLPLYRRIPKLKHFTVINRKQYTTINIKELVDLAPNTLVTLESLLEAGILTAHKGPLKILGTGELSVALQVQAAAFTTSAKAKIEAAGGSCEVIE comes from the coding sequence ATGCGTATTGAAGATGCTAGCCCGAAGGCTGGCTCCCAAAAGCGCCGTCGTCGAGTCGGTCGGGGTATTGCTGCGGGCCAAGGAGCCAGTTGTGGTTTTGGAATGCGGGGTCAGAAATCCCGATCGGGTCGTAGTACCCGTCCTGGGTTTGAAGGGGGACAATTGCCCCTTTACCGTCGTATTCCCAAACTGAAGCACTTTACGGTTATTAATCGAAAGCAATACACTACGATTAATATTAAAGAGCTGGTGGATCTGGCTCCGAATACTCTAGTAACCCTAGAGTCTTTGCTGGAAGCCGGTATTCTGACTGCCCACAAGGGTCCCCTCAAAATCCTAGGAACTGGGGAACTGAGTGTCGCGCTTCAGGTGCAAGCCGCTGCGTTCACCACCAGTGCCAAGGCCAAAATTGAAGCGGCTGGGGGCAGTTGTGAAGTGATTGAGTAG
- the rpsE gene encoding 30S ribosomal protein S5 yields MANRKKANRTREKETEWQERVVQIRRVTKVVKGGKKLSFRAIVVIGNERGQVGVGVGKANDVIGAVKKGVSDGKKHLVDVPLTKSSSIPQLSVGRGGAAKVLMRPAAPGTGVIAGGAVRTVLELAGVKNILAKQLGSSNPLNNARAAIAALANLRTFKDVAEERDISLEQLYS; encoded by the coding sequence ATGGCAAACCGTAAAAAGGCAAACCGTACTCGCGAAAAGGAAACAGAGTGGCAAGAGCGAGTCGTACAAATTCGCCGAGTCACCAAGGTGGTTAAGGGGGGTAAAAAACTTAGCTTCCGTGCCATTGTGGTTATCGGCAATGAAAGGGGACAGGTGGGTGTCGGCGTGGGCAAGGCCAACGACGTGATCGGAGCCGTCAAAAAAGGGGTCTCCGATGGTAAGAAGCACCTAGTGGATGTGCCCCTGACCAAAAGCAGTTCCATCCCCCAACTCTCCGTTGGCCGAGGTGGCGCGGCTAAGGTTCTGATGCGTCCTGCGGCTCCAGGAACCGGGGTTATTGCCGGGGGCGCTGTGCGCACTGTATTAGAACTCGCGGGGGTCAAGAATATCTTGGCTAAACAGTTGGGGTCCAGCAATCCCCTGAACAATGCTCGCGCTGCCATTGCTGCCCTTGCCAATTTGCGCACCTTCAAGGATGTGGCAGAAGAGCGAGATATTTCCCTCGAACAACTCTACAGTTAG
- the rplR gene encoding 50S ribosomal protein L18, which yields MKLTRRESIERRHRRIRQVVVGTAERPRLSVFRSNNHIYAQVIDDSAHHTLVAASSLDAELRESLATGANCSASEKVGQLIAQRAIEKGIETVVFDRGGNLYHGRIKILAEAARSAGLQF from the coding sequence ATGAAACTGACACGTCGGGAATCCATCGAGCGCAGACACCGTCGCATTCGCCAGGTGGTGGTTGGTACCGCAGAGCGTCCTCGCTTGTCCGTCTTTCGCTCCAACAACCACATCTATGCTCAGGTTATTGACGATAGCGCCCACCACACCTTAGTTGCAGCCTCTAGTTTGGATGCAGAGTTGCGGGAGTCCTTGGCAACGGGAGCAAATTGTTCTGCCTCGGAAAAGGTGGGTCAATTAATTGCCCAGCGGGCGATCGAAAAAGGCATTGAGACTGTTGTCTTCGATCGGGGGGGAAACCTTTACCATGGTCGGATCAAAATCCTAGCAGAAGCAGCCCGATCGGCGGGTCTGCAATTCTAG
- the rplF gene encoding 50S ribosomal protein L6, translating into MSRIGKRPIPIPDKVAVTIEGRHVAVKGPKGELSRLLPWGIVIAQSDNTITVSRFDESRIARERHGLCRTLVANMVEGVSQGYSKRLAITGVGYRAQVQGQKLVLSLGYSHPVEMDPPSGIQFAVEGNTNITVSGIDKELVGNVAATIRDARPPEPYKGKGVRYADEKIRRKAGKTGKK; encoded by the coding sequence GTGTCTCGAATTGGCAAACGTCCGATTCCAATTCCAGATAAGGTGGCAGTCACCATCGAGGGTCGGCATGTAGCGGTTAAAGGACCCAAGGGGGAACTTTCGCGGCTTTTGCCCTGGGGTATTGTCATCGCCCAAAGCGATAACACCATTACCGTCAGTCGATTTGATGAGTCCCGGATCGCACGGGAGCGCCACGGACTCTGCCGTACCTTAGTAGCCAATATGGTTGAGGGTGTGTCCCAGGGTTATAGCAAACGCCTCGCCATTACGGGTGTGGGTTATCGTGCCCAAGTCCAAGGGCAAAAACTGGTGTTGAGCCTTGGCTATAGTCATCCTGTAGAAATGGATCCTCCCAGTGGTATTCAGTTCGCCGTGGAAGGTAACACGAATATTACTGTTTCCGGCATTGATAAGGAATTGGTGGGTAATGTAGCTGCTACGATTCGGGATGCCCGTCCCCCAGAGCCTTATAAGGGCAAGGGTGTTCGGTATGCTGATGAGAAAATCCGCCGTAAAGCTGGCAAGACAGGGAAGAAATAA
- the rpsH gene encoding 30S ribosomal protein S8, with translation MAVNDPIADMLTRIRNSNLARHQTTLVPCTRMTRSIAQVLQSEGFIVSFDEEGEGIKRNLVISLKYKGKNRQPTIKVLKRVSRPGLRVYANRKELPKVLGGIGVAIISTSQGIMTDREARRQGVGGEVLCYVW, from the coding sequence ATGGCGGTTAATGATCCAATTGCAGACATGCTGACGCGCATCCGAAATTCTAATTTGGCGCGTCACCAAACAACCCTGGTGCCATGCACACGGATGACCCGCAGCATTGCCCAAGTGTTGCAGAGTGAAGGCTTTATTGTGAGCTTTGATGAGGAAGGGGAAGGGATTAAGCGGAATTTAGTTATCTCGCTTAAATACAAAGGTAAAAATCGCCAGCCCACCATTAAGGTGCTCAAGCGTGTCAGCCGTCCTGGTTTACGGGTCTATGCCAACCGTAAAGAATTGCCCAAGGTTTTGGGTGGTATTGGGGTTGCCATTATTTCCACATCCCAAGGCATCATGACCGATCGGGAAGCCCGTCGCCAAGGGGTTGGCGGAGAGGTTTTGTGCTACGTCTGGTAA
- the rplE gene encoding 50S ribosomal protein L5, which yields MAKPTMTQLKEQYLTTIVPKLTEEFGYGNIHQVPKLVKVTINRGLGDASNNSKALESSLAEIAVITGQKPVVTRAKKAIAGFKIREGMPVGIMVTLRGARMYAFLERLIHLSLPRIRDFRGVSPRSFDGRGNYTLGLREQLLFPEISYDTIDQIRGMDVSIVTTAKTDEEGRALLREMGMPFRDN from the coding sequence ATGGCTAAGCCCACAATGACCCAACTCAAAGAGCAATATCTCACAACGATTGTCCCCAAACTGACAGAGGAGTTTGGTTACGGCAATATTCATCAAGTTCCCAAACTGGTCAAAGTGACCATCAATCGCGGTCTGGGAGATGCATCCAACAATTCCAAAGCTCTGGAATCGTCCTTGGCGGAGATTGCTGTTATTACGGGTCAGAAGCCCGTGGTAACCCGAGCCAAGAAAGCCATTGCTGGTTTTAAAATTCGCGAAGGAATGCCTGTGGGCATCATGGTGACCCTAAGGGGTGCGCGAATGTATGCTTTCTTGGAGCGTCTCATTCACCTTTCCCTTCCCCGAATTCGAGACTTTCGAGGTGTCAGCCCCCGTAGTTTCGATGGGCGAGGTAACTATACCCTCGGCCTCCGGGAACAGTTGCTATTTCCAGAAATAAGCTACGACACCATCGACCAAATTCGCGGCATGGATGTTTCCATTGTAACCACGGCCAAAACTGATGAAGAAGGTCGTGCGCTCCTCCGGGAAATGGGAATGCCCTTTCGGGATAATTGA
- the rplX gene encoding 50S ribosomal protein L24, with the protein MAKKSQKQPVRHTMHVKKGDTVQVISGRDKGKVGEVIAAFPATSQVVVTGVNIKTKHVKPRQEGESGQIDTREAPIHSSNVMHYSNKEKVASRVCHTVTEDGRKVRVLKKTGETID; encoded by the coding sequence ATGGCGAAGAAATCCCAAAAGCAACCTGTCCGCCACACTATGCATGTCAAGAAAGGGGACACCGTTCAGGTGATCTCAGGTCGTGATAAAGGCAAAGTGGGCGAGGTGATTGCAGCCTTTCCGGCCACTAGCCAGGTGGTGGTGACGGGGGTCAACATCAAGACCAAGCATGTGAAGCCTCGCCAAGAAGGGGAGTCTGGCCAGATTGACACCCGCGAAGCTCCCATTCACAGCTCCAATGTGATGCATTACTCGAATAAAGAAAAAGTCGCGAGCCGTGTTTGCCACACCGTCACTGAAGATGGTCGTAAGGTACGAGTGCTCAAGAAAACTGGAGAAACTATTGATTGA
- the rplN gene encoding 50S ribosomal protein L14: MIQQETYLNVADNSGARKLMCIRVLGSNRRYAGIGDVVIAVVKDAIPNMPIKKSDVVRAVIVRTRKGLRRESGMSIRFDDNAAVLINNDGNPKGTRVFGPVARELRDRNYMKIVSLAPEVI, encoded by the coding sequence ATGATTCAACAGGAAACTTATCTCAATGTGGCCGATAACAGCGGTGCTCGGAAACTGATGTGTATTCGAGTCTTGGGCAGCAACCGCCGCTACGCCGGCATTGGCGATGTGGTCATTGCTGTGGTCAAAGATGCCATTCCCAATATGCCCATTAAAAAGTCTGATGTGGTGAGGGCTGTCATTGTCCGGACCCGCAAGGGCTTGCGCCGAGAGAGTGGTATGAGTATTCGGTTTGACGATAATGCAGCCGTGCTCATTAATAATGACGGTAATCCGAAAGGTACCCGTGTTTTTGGTCCGGTTGCCCGCGAATTGCGCGATCGTAACTATATGAAAATCGTCTCCCTTGCACCGGAGGTTATCTAA
- the rpsQ gene encoding 30S ribosomal protein S17: MAVKERVGLVVSDKMDKTIVVAVENRNAHPKYGKIVIRTKRYKAHDENNECHVGDRVRIRETRPLSRTKRWQVAEILDRSSAP, translated from the coding sequence ATGGCGGTAAAAGAGCGCGTTGGGCTGGTGGTCAGTGACAAGATGGATAAAACCATTGTTGTGGCTGTGGAAAACCGCAATGCCCATCCCAAGTACGGCAAAATTGTTATCCGAACTAAACGTTACAAAGCCCATGATGAGAACAATGAATGCCATGTGGGCGATCGTGTTCGCATTCGAGAAACCCGTCCGTTGAGCCGCACCAAGCGGTGGCAGGTGGCAGAAATCTTAGATCGTTCCAGTGCCCCTTAA
- the rpmC gene encoding 50S ribosomal protein L29, which yields MALSKAREIRELSDETLDKEILEAKRKLFDLRFQKATRQLENRNHEFQHLKHRLAQLMTVERERQLAQVSPGAGEAVATPES from the coding sequence ATGGCCCTATCGAAGGCACGGGAAATCCGGGAACTCAGCGATGAAACCCTGGACAAAGAAATCCTAGAAGCAAAGCGTAAGCTGTTTGATCTGCGGTTTCAGAAAGCAACTCGGCAACTGGAAAATCGCAATCATGAGTTCCAGCACCTTAAACATCGCCTCGCTCAACTGATGACAGTGGAACGGGAGCGGCAACTGGCTCAGGTCTCTCCTGGGGCTGGGGAAGCGGTGGCTACGCCAGAGTCTTAA
- the rplP gene encoding 50S ribosomal protein L16, translated as MLSPRRTKFRKQQRGRLRGTASRGNTVAFGDYGLKALEPCWMTARQIEAARRAMTRYTRRGGKIWIRVFPDKPVTMRPAETRMGSGKGNPEFWVAVVKPERILFEVGGIALATAQEAMRLASHKLPIKTKFVVRETPTQEDS; from the coding sequence ATGCTCAGCCCAAGACGTACAAAGTTTCGTAAGCAGCAGCGCGGACGGTTGCGCGGCACCGCTAGCCGGGGTAACACCGTGGCTTTTGGGGACTATGGTTTGAAAGCCCTGGAGCCTTGCTGGATGACGGCCCGTCAAATTGAAGCGGCCCGTCGTGCCATGACCCGATACACCCGGCGGGGTGGCAAAATCTGGATTCGTGTCTTTCCTGATAAGCCCGTGACCATGCGCCCTGCGGAGACCCGCATGGGATCTGGAAAAGGGAACCCAGAATTCTGGGTGGCAGTGGTCAAGCCCGAGCGGATTTTGTTTGAGGTTGGGGGAATTGCCTTGGCCACAGCCCAGGAGGCTATGCGCCTTGCGTCCCACAAGCTCCCTATCAAAACTAAATTTGTGGTTCGTGAAACTCCCACACAGGAGGATAGCTAA
- the rpsC gene encoding 30S ribosomal protein S3, whose protein sequence is MGQKIHPIGLRLGITQEHRSQWFADPKRYPGLLQEDYKIRGYIEKTLSNAGLSGIRIERKADQIDLEIRTARPGVVVGRGGAGIESLRQGLQKQLGGSDRQIRINVVEVERVDADAALIGEYIAQQLERRVSFRRVVRQAMQRAQRAGVLGIKIQVSGRLNGAEIARTEWTREGRVPLHTLRADIDYSYRIAQTTYGVLGVKVWVFKGEIIPGQEETSTAPTAQPRRRQQRRRQQFEDRSNEE, encoded by the coding sequence GTGGGACAGAAAATTCATCCAATTGGTTTACGCCTCGGCATTACCCAAGAGCATCGCTCCCAGTGGTTTGCTGACCCCAAGCGTTATCCTGGGTTGCTCCAGGAAGACTATAAAATCCGGGGTTATATCGAAAAAACCTTGAGTAATGCTGGATTGTCAGGAATTCGCATTGAGCGTAAAGCAGACCAGATTGATCTGGAAATTCGCACAGCCCGTCCTGGGGTTGTGGTGGGTCGTGGGGGAGCGGGCATTGAGTCCCTCCGCCAAGGTCTTCAGAAACAGTTGGGGGGCAGCGATCGCCAGATTCGCATCAATGTGGTCGAAGTGGAGCGGGTCGATGCCGATGCTGCGTTAATTGGGGAGTATATCGCCCAGCAGCTAGAGCGTCGGGTGTCCTTCCGTAGAGTTGTGCGCCAAGCCATGCAGCGGGCACAACGGGCAGGGGTTTTGGGCATCAAAATCCAAGTCAGTGGCCGCTTGAACGGCGCAGAAATTGCCCGTACCGAATGGACTCGGGAAGGCCGGGTTCCCCTCCACACCCTCCGGGCCGACATTGACTATTCCTACCGCATTGCCCAGACCACCTATGGGGTCTTGGGTGTGAAGGTGTGGGTGTTCAAAGGCGAGATTATTCCCGGACAAGAGGAAACCAGTACCGCCCCGACGGCTCAGCCTCGTCGTCGCCAGCAGCGTCGCCGCCAGCAGTTTGAAGACCGTTCCAACGAGGAGTAA
- the rplV gene encoding 50S ribosomal protein L22 encodes MAIDTTSEAQASGRYIRTSPRKVRRVLDQIRGQTYRDALILLEFMPYRACDPILKVLRSAVANAEHNLGLDPATLVVSKAFADQGPVLKRYRPRAQGRAYQIRKPTCHITLAVAPSVDD; translated from the coding sequence ATGGCAATTGATACAACATCAGAAGCCCAGGCGAGTGGGCGTTATATCCGAACTTCTCCCCGGAAAGTCCGGCGTGTTCTTGATCAGATTCGAGGACAAACCTATCGGGATGCATTAATTCTCCTGGAGTTTATGCCCTATCGCGCCTGTGATCCCATCCTCAAGGTGCTGCGATCGGCGGTGGCTAATGCGGAACACAATTTGGGTTTAGATCCCGCCACCTTAGTGGTTAGCAAAGCCTTTGCTGATCAAGGGCCAGTGCTGAAGCGCTATCGTCCCCGTGCCCAAGGTCGTGCCTACCAGATCCGTAAGCCCACCTGTCACATCACGTTAGCGGTAGCCCCCTCCGTGGACGACTAA
- the rpsS gene encoding 30S ribosomal protein S19 — translation MGRSLKKGPFVADHLMKKVEKLNAKGEKQVIKTWSRASTILPQMIGHTIAVHNGRQHVPVYVTEQMVGHKLGEFALTRTFKGHIKDKKGGR, via the coding sequence ATGGGACGTTCACTTAAGAAAGGGCCATTTGTGGCAGACCACCTCATGAAGAAGGTGGAAAAGCTCAATGCCAAAGGCGAAAAACAGGTTATCAAAACGTGGTCACGGGCTTCTACCATTTTGCCCCAGATGATTGGTCACACCATCGCTGTTCACAATGGGCGGCAACATGTGCCGGTTTATGTGACTGAGCAAATGGTGGGCCATAAGTTGGGTGAATTTGCCCTAACACGCACCTTTAAAGGACACATCAAAGATAAGAAGGGCGGGCGATAG
- the rplB gene encoding 50S ribosomal protein L2 codes for MGIRIYRPYTPGTRERTVADFAELTASKPEKSLTKSRHRPKGRNNRGVITCRHRGGGHKRRYRIIDFRRDKREMPAKVLTVEYDPNRNARIALVQYQDGEKRYILHPTGLAVETEIMAGENSPIEVGNALPLYAIPLGTAVHNVELVAGKGGQIVRAAGTSAQVVAKEGNYVALKLPSGEVRLIRKECYATIGQVGNAEDRNTRLGKAGRKRWLGRRPQVRGSVMNPVDHPHGGGEGRAPIGRSGPVTPWGKPALGYKTRKKNKHSNKYILRRRRRSSKRGRGGRES; via the coding sequence ATGGGCATCCGTATATATCGACCTTATACCCCCGGAACTCGGGAGCGGACTGTAGCCGACTTTGCTGAACTCACCGCCAGCAAGCCGGAGAAATCCCTCACCAAATCCCGGCATCGTCCCAAGGGACGTAATAACCGAGGGGTTATCACCTGCCGACATCGGGGGGGTGGCCATAAGCGCCGCTACCGTATCATTGACTTCCGTCGCGATAAGCGAGAGATGCCTGCCAAGGTGCTGACGGTGGAATATGATCCTAACCGTAACGCCCGCATTGCCTTGGTTCAGTACCAAGATGGCGAAAAACGCTATATCTTGCACCCCACGGGTTTAGCTGTCGAAACTGAAATCATGGCGGGAGAGAACTCCCCCATTGAGGTGGGTAATGCGCTTCCCTTGTATGCCATTCCCCTAGGAACCGCCGTCCACAATGTGGAACTGGTGGCGGGTAAGGGAGGCCAAATTGTTCGAGCCGCAGGGACTTCCGCCCAGGTGGTGGCCAAAGAGGGGAACTATGTTGCCCTCAAGTTACCCTCTGGCGAAGTGCGTTTGATCCGCAAGGAATGCTACGCCACCATCGGCCAAGTGGGCAATGCTGAAGATCGGAATACCCGCCTTGGTAAGGCTGGACGGAAGCGCTGGTTGGGCCGTCGTCCCCAAGTGCGAGGCAGTGTCATGAACCCTGTCGATCACCCCCATGGGGGTGGTGAGGGTCGTGCTCCCATTGGCCGATCGGGACCCGTGACCCCTTGGGGTAAGCCTGCTTTAGGGTATAAAACCCGTAAAAAGAATAAGCACAGCAATAAGTACATCCTACGTCGTCGTCGTCGCTCCTCGAAACGCGGTCGGGGAGGTCGCGAATCCTAA
- a CDS encoding 50S ribosomal protein L23, which yields MVTRKAKPKAPVQYDSRHLADLIKRPLITEKATQLLGYNQYVFEVDRRATKPEIKAAIQELFKVKVVGISTMNNPPKRRRVGRFMGYKPRYKRAIVRLAPEDEIILFPEV from the coding sequence ATGGTGACTAGAAAAGCAAAGCCGAAGGCACCGGTTCAGTACGATTCTCGCCATTTAGCCGATTTGATCAAGCGACCCTTGATCACTGAAAAGGCGACGCAGCTTCTGGGCTATAACCAGTATGTTTTTGAAGTCGATCGTCGGGCTACCAAGCCGGAAATTAAAGCGGCAATCCAAGAACTGTTTAAGGTGAAAGTCGTGGGCATTAGCACCATGAACAATCCCCCTAAGCGCCGTCGTGTTGGACGTTTTATGGGGTATAAACCCCGATATAAGCGGGCGATCGTACGCCTTGCTCCAGAGGATGAAATTATCCTCTTCCCCGAGGTTTAA
- the rplD gene encoding 50S ribosomal protein L4: MVECVVRNWQGEEAGAASLDLKVAKEENASHVVHRALRRQLTNARQGTVSTKTRSEVRGGGRKPWRQKGTGRARAGSTRSPLLPGGGVTFGPKPKDYNIKMNRKERRLAIRTAFHSRAEDLVVVQDFAEQLSSPKTKEVIAAFDRWGVAADSKILLILPERQESVYLSVRNVPNIRLITSQNLNVFDVLHADTIVVTATALTKLQEVYGD, encoded by the coding sequence ATGGTTGAATGTGTCGTTCGTAATTGGCAGGGAGAAGAGGCGGGTGCCGCTTCCCTGGATTTGAAGGTTGCTAAGGAAGAGAATGCATCCCATGTGGTGCACCGGGCGCTGCGGCGGCAGTTGACCAATGCCCGCCAGGGAACGGTGTCTACTAAGACCCGGTCTGAGGTGCGGGGTGGTGGTCGTAAGCCGTGGCGGCAAAAGGGAACGGGGCGTGCCCGTGCGGGTTCTACCCGATCGCCGTTATTACCGGGTGGGGGTGTCACCTTTGGACCCAAACCCAAAGACTACAACATCAAAATGAACCGTAAGGAACGGCGGCTTGCCATTCGCACCGCCTTCCATAGCCGCGCTGAAGATTTGGTGGTGGTGCAAGACTTTGCAGAGCAATTGTCGTCCCCCAAAACAAAAGAGGTGATCGCAGCCTTTGATCGTTGGGGTGTGGCTGCCGACAGCAAGATTCTTTTGATTTTGCCAGAGCGCCAAGAGTCGGTGTATTTGTCGGTGCGCAATGTTCCCAACATTCGGCTGATCACCAGCCAAAACCTCAATGTATTTGATGTTCTTCACGCAGACACCATTGTGGTGACTGCTACAGCCCTCACAAAATTACAGGAGGTGTATGGTGACTAG